The window ATTTCGAGTACGAGCTGCAGATGGCGCACCTGAACCGGCAACTGAACCCCAACGCGGAGACCACTTTCATCATGACCGCTACCCGCTGGTCGTACGTCTCCAGCACGCGCGTCAAGGAGATCGCGCGCTACGGCGCCGACGTCGCCAAGCTCGTGCCGCGCGCGACGCTCAGGCGGCTGAACGAGAAGCTGCAGTCGCAACCTCCCGGCCGGGGCCATTAGCAGCGTCGGAACGCGCCCGGCGGCGAGCGGACCCATATACTCGTGAGCGTGCCGCCAGGCACGCGCGTGGGGCGGCGAGCCGGTCCGCGCGACCGAGAGGAACCTCAGATGTCCTACCTGATCCGTGGCGTCGGCGCCGACGGCGGGGTCCGCGTGGTGGCGGCCGACACCACCGAGCTGGTCCGTGAAGCCACCCTGAAGCACGGCACGACCCCCACCGCCGGGGCGGCGCTCGGGCGGACGCTGACCGGGGCGTTGCTCCTGTCGCACGTCCTGCTGAAGGAGCACCGCGACCGCGTGACGCTCAGGTTACGAGGCGATGGGCCGCTCGGCGGCGTGATCGCCGACGCCGGCCTGGACGGCACGGTGCGGGGTTACGTCAGCAACCCGCGCGCCGACCTGCCCCTGCGAGCGGACGGCAAGCTGGACGTGGGCGGCGCCGTCGGCAGCGCGGGCGAGATCTCCGTTATCCGCTCCCACGCGCCCTACGGCGATCCGTACGGCAGCTCGAGCGACCTGGTGAGCGGCGAGGTGGCGGAGGACATCGCCACCTACCTGGCCCGCTCGGAGCAGATCGCCTCGGCCGTGCTCCTGGGCGTGTACTACGGAGCGGGTGGCCGGGTCGCGCGGGCGGGCGGCGTCGTGCTCCAGGCGCTACCCGGCGTCGGCGACGACGTGCTGCCGCTGCTGGAGTCGAACGTGCGGGCGCTCGGGCAGTTGACGACCGCCATGGGCCGCGCGCCGCTGAGCGAACTCGTGAGGGGCGAGCTGATGCGGGGCGTCGACTTCGAGCTCCTCACCGACCCCGCCCTACCCGTCAGGTTCGCCTGCCGCTGCAGCGACGAGAAGGCCCTGGAGGCGCTCGCCTACTTCACCCCGGCCGAGCGCCGGGCCATGGTCGACGAGGACGGCGGGGCGGAGGTCGTGTGCCACTGGTGTGGTGAGAAGCGCTGGCTCGAGCCGGCCGCCATCCTGGGGCTCGGCGGGGCCGAGGTACGCTGTCCCGACTGCGGCACGCTCTGGTACCGCGAGGGGCA of the Trueperaceae bacterium genome contains:
- a CDS encoding Hsp33 family molecular chaperone HslO → MSYLIRGVGADGGVRVVAADTTELVREATLKHGTTPTAGAALGRTLTGALLLSHVLLKEHRDRVTLRLRGDGPLGGVIADAGLDGTVRGYVSNPRADLPLRADGKLDVGGAVGSAGEISVIRSHAPYGDPYGSSSDLVSGEVAEDIATYLARSEQIASAVLLGVYYGAGGRVARAGGVVLQALPGVGDDVLPLLESNVRALGQLTTAMGRAPLSELVRGELMRGVDFELLTDPALPVRFACRCSDEKALEALAYFTPAERRAMVDEDGGAEVVCHWCGEKRWLEPAAILGLGGAEVRCPDCGTLWYREGQTRMVRDLEICSCGRRVELPN